The Candidatus Binatia bacterium genome segment CGTCGGCAAGGGGCACTGACTCTCAATCGAGATAATTACGATGGCTGCGACGCTCCGTTTGGCGGTTCGACGGGTCGGGCGACCGCTCGATTGTCCGCCATGGTCGGTACGCACCTCGGGGGACAGCTCTCCGGGGGAACGCTGGCTCTGGGGTCCCCGGTAGAACTGGACCAAACCGGTGACGGGAATTTGGAGTTCTCCGACTCAGCCGAAGGGCGCATCACGGGAATCGGGACGGGCGCAGCCGAGAGCCACCGGCTGGCGATCGCGTGGGAGTCGATGTGCAAGAGCCGTGGAGGTTCCTGGGACACCGGAGCCGAATGCTCGGTCCGATTGGGCCGGGACTCGGATATACGCCCCAATGGAATTGCCGGCTGTATGCAGGCGGATGATTACCCGGGGGTGGGTGACCGTGACCTGGCCACTGACGGCTATTTCCTCACCGTGGAGGCTCGGTGTGAAATTCTTGTCCCGGCGCCGACTCCGACACCATCTCCGTCTCCGACCCCGACACCAACGCCTCTGCCCACCCCGAGTCCTGACGGGTGGGTTCCGAGTCCGACGCCGACACCGGAAGCGACGCCTGCGCCAACGCCGCGCGAGCCTCTGGGTCTGGTGGAGGTGAATATCGCGGACGGCTCGGATGCCTATTGTCCGTCGGATAATTCCGGGGGTTCCTTTTTGAAGACTCAGGGGAATCCAACCGGCGGTATTCCCGGAACGGTCTGCAATGGCACGAACGGAAATTTCGCTGGTGGACCTCTGCTCCTGGAGGCCGGTCCGGTGGCGATCACCGGACGGGCGGATCTGATCCTCGCCCAACCGGTGGTTATCGGAGCGGGCTTGAACAGCCAGACGCCAGGCTGTGGCGGGTCCTGCGCCGCTTGCTGGCGTTTCACCGATGATCTTTCTCGACTGGGATTTGTCGATTGCGATGGCGGCTCCAACGCCGACGCGAATCTGACGGTCAACTCCAATAATGCCGCGGCACCGCCGAACCCCTTCTATGATCCGCAGTGGCTGGATGCAGGCGACGGGGTGAGCGATGGCGGGGCCGGCGCAGCTGTTCTCTACGTGGTCGCGCAGCGACTTCGGATCAACGGGTCGTCGGTCTGTCCGGGTGCCGAGGACGCTGCGTGGGCAAGCATCGAGCCCGAGAGTCTCGCTATGGTGACGGGTCGTGCCAGCAGCAGGATCGAGAATCGTCGCCGCTGCAGTGGCAGCCTTTTTGGCACCAGCTGCTCGTCACAAAATCCCTATCAAGTGGCTTTGACGGGAAGCAATTTCTCCTGCGAAGCCTGGGGGAATGCCAGTGGGGTCCGGCTGGTGCTGCCCGTCGCGAATCTGGATGAAACCATCGGGGGAAGTTGGGGCACCGGCGATATCGCGCAAGTGGTGAGGTTCGCCAACGATTGAAGCCGATGGACCCCTGCGGGTCGGAAGCCGATATTCGCGCGGTCAGGGTGTTCGGGGCGTTGCGGGATAGATGGTTATCCCTTTTTTGATCGTTTCCGTGACGGCGATCGAGGCCAGCGAGTCTACCGGGGCCGTGAGCGGGTCCTGATCGAGAACGACAAGATCAGCTAATTTGCCTGGTTCGATGGATCCTCGGGTTGCCTCATCGAAATGTTGACGGGCGGCGTCGATGGTGACCGCTTCGATTGCCTCCATCGGCGTGACGCGCTCCTGCCATCCCAAGGTCTGGCCGCTGCGGGTTTTTCGATTCACCCCGGTCCAGATCAGTCGCATCATGTCGGGGGGCACCACAGGGCTGTCGTTATGGAAGGTATAGCGGAGGCCTTTTTTGCCTGCGGTGTTCGCCGGGCTGATCTTTCGGGCGCGTTCGTCGCCCAGAACCGAGTCGCGATGCCAGTCCCCCCAGAAGAAGGTATGCGCGACGAAGAAGGAGGGAATCATGCCAAGTTCCACCATTTGGTCGAGTTGGTCTTCGCGCACAGTTTGCGCGTGGATCATCACCGTTCGATGATCTTTTTCCGGTCGGGTCTCGGCGACCGCGGCGACGGCAGCCAGCAACTGATCTGCAGCCGCATCTCCATTGGCGTGGGCGAGAAGCGGCCAACCCTTTTCAGCGAAGACAGCCACATACTCGGCGACGTCGTTATCAGGCATGGCGGGGTAGCCCCGATATTCCGGGTCCAATCCGGGAGGAGCGACTTCGTAGGGTTTTGTCAGAAAGGCAGTTTTCCCCTGAGGTGATCCATCGAGAATCATTTTGACGCCTCCGATCTTCAGGCCGTTTTGATAGGTGCCCACGGGTTGGTCGCCAATCGAGTCGACAGCGGTTTCCCAAAGGGGGAAAGCGACGACATCGATCTTGAGCATTCCGGCTTTGGCCGCTTGCTGCAGGGTTCGCAGGCCGGCTGGATCGGTCGCTCCGTCCTGCGCGGTCGTGATTCCATGACGCGCATAGGTTTGCTGGACCGCGATCAACGGCAGGAGTGCCTGCGGGCCATCCGCAGTTGGTAATTTTTCGAGGAGGAGACGAATGGCTGACTCTTCGAGGACGCCGTCGGGCTCGCGGGAGCCTGGTTTACGTCGAATGATGCCTCCTGCTGGATCTTCGGTATCCGCTGTGATCCCCGCGAGTTCCAGAGCCTTGCTGTTGGCGGCGGCGAGATGCAGCGAAACATGCAGGGCGACCACGGGCCGTTCCCGGGAAACGGCGTCGAGTTCCTCGCGCGTTGGATGTCTGTTCTCTGCGAGCAGTGAGTCGTCGTAGCCAAAGCCGATCACCCAACCGGTCGCCTTGGTCATCGGGGACTCGACCTGCGCGCGCATCTCGCGTTGCAGATCGGGAATATTGCGCACCGCACCGACCGGTGCGGAAGCAATATTGCGCATGAAAGTCATCTGCGCCTGCATGCTGAAGTGGCCGTGGGCGTCGATGAAACCGGGCAGGACGGTTTTGCCATCCAGAACCTCTACCACTGTGGTCGGACCGCTCAGCGCGAGAATCTCTTCGTTGGTGCCGACGGCAAGAATCTTCCCGTCGCGAATTGCGATCGCCTCGGCTCGGGGTTTCTGGGGGTCGACGGTGATCACATTGCCTTGCGAGAGGATTCGATCGGCGGTCTCTGCCGCCGATGCGGGGCACGCCAGAACAAGAGCGAGAAAGACGAGATGGGCATTGCGCAACATTTTGGACTCCGTCGAGGTTGGCTTGCGAACCACGTTGGCAAAGGGAGTGCCCGAAAAAGAAAAAGGGCAGCGGAGTGATGCTCCGCTGCCCCTGTCTTTCTGGATCCTCCGAAGTTGGCGGATCGCTCAGGAGGCCTTCTTGATCTCCGTGTCGATGATGCCTTTGTAGATTTCAAAGGATCGACCCTGAGGCTTTTTGCCATTGATGAAAAAGGTCGGCGTTCCGCGAACGCCGGCCGCAGATGCTTCCCGCATTTCGGTATTGACCTGATCCTGAGTGGATTTCGCGGCCATATCCGTCTTGAAC includes the following:
- a CDS encoding amidohydrolase, producing MLRNAHLVFLALVLACPASAAETADRILSQGNVITVDPQKPRAEAIAIRDGKILAVGTNEEILALSGPTTVVEVLDGKTVLPGFIDAHGHFSMQAQMTFMRNIASAPVGAVRNIPDLQREMRAQVESPMTKATGWVIGFGYDDSLLAENRHPTREELDAVSRERPVVALHVSLHLAAANSKALELAGITADTEDPAGGIIRRKPGSREPDGVLEESAIRLLLEKLPTADGPQALLPLIAVQQTYARHGITTAQDGATDPAGLRTLQQAAKAGMLKIDVVAFPLWETAVDSIGDQPVGTYQNGLKIGGVKMILDGSPQGKTAFLTKPYEVAPPGLDPEYRGYPAMPDNDVAEYVAVFAEKGWPLLAHANGDAAADQLLAAVAAVAETRPEKDHRTVMIHAQTVREDQLDQMVELGMIPSFFVAHTFFWGDWHRDSVLGDERARKISPANTAGKKGLRYTFHNDSPVVPPDMMRLIWTGVNRKTRSGQTLGWQERVTPMEAIEAVTIDAARQHFDEATRGSIEPGKLADLVVLDQDPLTAPVDSLASIAVTETIKKGITIYPATPRTP